GCTTCTCGGGCCTGCGCGCCTGGGTGACGCCCCGCCGGCTGGCCGTGATGGTCGAGGGCCTGGACGCCGAGCAGCGCCGTGAGGAGGAGGTGGTCACCGGGCCGCCGGTCAAGGCCGCCTACGACGCATCCGGCAACCCAACCCCCGCCGCCCTGGGCTTCGCCAAGGGCCAGGGTGCGGACATGTCCGCCCTGTTCACCGTGGACACCCCCAAGGGCCAGTACCTGGCCCTGCGCAAGAGCACCGGGGGCGTCAAGACCACCGACCTTCTGCCCGCCGCCTGCCTGGCGGCCATCAAGGCGCTCAACTTTCCCAAGAAGATGCACTGGGGCAGCCTGGATTACACCTTCGGGCGGCCCATCCGCTGGATCGTGGCCCTGCTGGACGGCGACGTCGTCCCCTTCGAGGTGGCCAGCGTGCCTTCCGGCCGCACCACCTGGGGGCACCGCGTCATGGGCTCCGGCCCCTGGGAGCTGGCATCCCCGGCGGACTACCTCCCCACGCTGGAGAACAAGGCCGCCGTGGTGGCCGACCCGGCCAAGCGCCGCGAACTGATCCTCAAGCAGTGCGAGGAGGCCGCCGCGGCCGTTGGGGGCAAGCCCATCATCGGCGAACGGCTTCTGGAGGAGGTCTGCGGGCTGGTCGAATACCCGCTGGTCATCCTGGGCAATTTCGACAAGCGCTACCTGGAGCTGCCCCGGCAGGTGCTCCTGACCAGCATGGAGAGCCACCAGAAGAGCTTCGGCGTGGAGAATGCCCAGGGCGAGCTGCTGCCCCACTTCCTGACCACGGCCGGGCTCAAGCCCACCGACGTGGCCCTGGTGCGCAAAGGCTGGGAGCGCGTGCTCAAGGCCCGCCTGGAGGACGCCCGCTTCTTCTGGGAGACCGACCTGTCCTCCAGCTTCGAGACCTGGCTGGCCAAGCTCGAATCCGTGACCTTCCTGGCCCCGCTGGGCTCCATGGGCGAGAAGTCCCGCCGCATCGAGAGCCTGTGCGCGGCCCTGGCCCGCCAGGTGGACCATGCGCTCTCCGCGCCGCTGATCCAGGCCGGGCGCATCTGCAAGGCAGACCTGGTCTCCGAGATGGTGGGCGAATTCGCTGACCTGCAGGGCGTCATGGGCGGCGTGTACGCCCGCCGCAAGGGCGAGGACGAGGCCGTGGCCCAGGCCGTTGCCGAGCAGTACCTGCCCCTGGGGCCGGACAGTCCCGTGCCCGCCAGCAAGGCCGGAGCGCTGCTGGCCGTGGCCGACAAGATCGACACCCTGGCCGGCTGCTTCGGGCTGGACATGATCCCCACCGGCGCGGCCGACCCCTACGCCCTGCGCAGGCAGGCCCTGGGCATCTGCCGCACCCTGGTGGAGCGCGGCCTGCGTGTGAGCCTGGCCTGGCTGGTGGAGCGCGCCTTCGAGGGCTATGACGGCGTGCGCTGGAAGCTCGACCCGGCCGAGGCCAAGGCCAAGCTGCTGGAGTTCTTCGGCTCCCGCCTGAAGGCTCTGTACCTGGGCAAGGGCCTGCGCCCGCAGGTGGTGGACGCCGCCATCGGCGCGGGATTCGACGACGTGTGGGCCCTGGACGCACGCATGGGCGCCCTGGCGCGCTTCAGCGAGGGCAGCGGGTTCGACCAGGCCGTGCTGGCCTTCAAGCGCGCGGCCAACATCATCCGCAAGCAGGCCGCCGCCGAGTCCCTGGACGGCGTGGTGGACAAGGCCAAGCTGGTGGAGCCCGCCGAGGTGGCCCTGGCCGCCCTCCTGGAGGAAACGGCCGGCCGCTTCGAGGAGCTTTGGAAGAACGACGATTTCGACGCCCTGTTCGGGCTCCTGGCGGAATTGCGCCCCGGTGTGGACGCCTTCTTCGACGGGGTGATGGTAATGTGCGAGGACGAAGGGCTGCGCAAAAGCCGCCTGAATATTCTGAAATCGCTGGTGGACCGGCTGGGCAGGCTCGCGGACTTCGCCGCGTTGCAGGTTTAGACGAAATCACTTGACAGCTTAACAGATCGCATCTATCAAGTCCGTCTTTGAACTTGATGCGAGGAGGGAGATCCCTTGGCCAATCATAAGTCCGCTTTGAAGAGGCACCGTCAGAGCCTTATCGCCCGTGCGCGCAACCGCGCCATGAAAACCCGTGTGCGCAACGCCGTCAAGGCCGTGCGTCTGGCCGTCGAGCAGAAGGATACTGCCGCCGCCCAGGAGGCCCTCAAGGCCGCCACGATGATCCTCGACAAGGCCGCCTCGAAGAAGATTCTTCACTGGAAGACCGCCGCGCGCAACGTCTCCAGGCTGAATCTCGCCGTGAACAAGATCACGGCCTAGTCCGCGACCATACCGACAACAAGCCCGCCGGCTACTCGCCGCGCGGGCTTTTCGTCGTTCTTGAAGGGGAGTTGGCAGAGGGAAGAGGGGCGAAGGCCTCCGGCGGCCAGGGCGCTGCCCCTGGACCCCGCCAAAGGGAGTTCCTCCCTTTGTGATCCCTACCGGCTTCGCGTTCCAGGCTGGCTGTTACGTATGAACGTGCGGCATTGGCTGCGCCGGGAGGCTGACGGGGAGGGGGGCGCAATCCCTGGCGATAGGGCCGCGCCGGGTCGCGTTGCCACACCAGAAGCGTGGATTCGGCAAAGGGCGGCACGATCCCGGGGGGGGAGGGCCGCGCCGGGCTGCTGGACACCGCCCGTCAATGTGCCGCACCGGAGGGGGCGTCGCTGCGCTAGCTCAGGCAGGCCAGTTGCCCGACGGGCCAGGGGCAGTGGCAGCAGGGCACCCGTGAGCCGATGCAGTCCTCCTCGAAGGGGGAGCTGGCCGAGGTGACGTCGCTGCAGGGACCGCCGTTGCAGCTGGCGCAATGCGGGTACTCGTAGGCCAGGGCCTGGCTGCGGAAATCCTTGTAGCCGGCCTCGTTCCAGATGTCCTCCAGGCGGGCCTGCCTGATGGAGCCGAAAAAGGCCGCGCGCACGTGCTTGGTCTCGCCGCCCATGACGCAGCGGTAATTGCGCCACAGGAAGTGGCACGGCGCCACTTGGCCGGAGCGGCTGATGAAGGTCGCTCCCTCCTCCATGAAGCCGCAGCGCCTCTCCTGCCGGGCGGAGAGCGGCGGCAGGCTGATCTCCATGCCCATCTCGCGCGCCACGGCGCTGGCCCCCTCGAAGGCGCGCTCAAGGTCGCCCCTGTCGGTGCTGTCCCAGTCGAACAGGCTGCGTACGTTCATCCAGACGCCGTGGGCGTTGGCGTCGCGCTGCATGAGCTTCACCAGGTGCACCAGGCGCTTGTCCCCCTCGGATTTGTCCACCCGCCAGAGAATCTTGTAGTAGTCGTCGAAGTCCAGGCCTTCCCCGGCTGCGATGGCCTTCCACTTGGAGAAGTAGCGCGCCGCCTCCTCAGGGTTGGGGTTGAACAGCGAGTGTTCCTCGGCCTCGCGGGTGTAGGGGAAAAGGTGCGACACGATGACGAACCGCGCCCCGTGTTCGCCCGCCCAGCGCACCATGGCAGGCAGGTGGGGGGCGTTCTCGCGCATGAGCACGATCTGCGCGCCCGCGCGTATGGGGCGTCCGGTGCGCTCGCTGGCCAGGCGAAGGGCCTCGTAGGCGTCGGCAAGGGCCTGGAGCCGCACCGCGCCGTGCAGGGTTTCGCCGTCCGCATCGCTCAGGGAGTCGAGCGAGATGCAGACCGTGTCCAGGCCGGCGGTCGCCAGCTCCAGAGCCAGATCCTTGGTCAGCAGCAGCCCGTTGGTCTGCATGGCGATCTGCGCGTCGGGGCTCATGACCTGCCGTGCGCTGGCGATCATGGCCGGGAGGTCGCGATGCAGCAGAGGCTCACCCACGCCAGCGAAAACCAGTCTGTCGCAGCTGGCCAGGTCGGGCAGCAGACGCTGGAAATCTTCCAGGGGCATGTCGCCATCAGGGGTGGGGGAGTCGGTTACGGCCTTGACGCACATGCGGCAGCGCATGTTGCAGCGGGTGGTGGGCTCTACATGGACGATGCTGGGGCTGTGGGCTTGCGGCATGGGCGGACCTCGCGAAGTGATGATGATCGCCCGGAAATGATAGTGCGCCTGCTGCGGATGCGCAAGGGGGGTAGCAGGCCCTCAATCGACGTTAAACAGCAATGCCGGGCCGTTGTGCCAGAATTGAGAAGTGAACCCTTTGAGGATGATTTCCAGTTTTCCGCCCGGCCCATCAGGCACGGTGATCTCATACCATGACGATTCCGGGGTCCAATGGCTGTCGTCGAAAGCCTTGGTCAGACTGAAAACCGGCTGGCGTTTGCCGTCGCCGGACAGCCAGAAGACGCTCACGCTGTCACTCGACTTTTCCATGCGCGGATAAATCCTGAACCGGGTACCCCCGCCGGCCAGGGGGATCGTCAAAATGCCGGGAGTTTCGGTGCTGGCCGGGGTGAAAGCGCTCCAGCCCTTGCTGTTGGGTTCCAGCTCCTTGATATTGACCGTAGAGACCTGACCTCCCAGGGGGGCCGGGGAAGAAGCCCAGCCCGCGCCGTCCGCCGGGCGCCACAGGACGATATCCGGGAAGAGGGCGTCCAGCTCCTCGTCGGAGGCGGCGCGGCTGGCCCCCGCGGCCTTCTGCACGGCGGGGATGGCCATGAGCGCGCGGTAGACGTCCCTCGCGAGGAGATAATAGCCGTATCGGGTCAGGTGCAGGTCGTCCGCCCATACTCTGCGGATCAGGCGGCTCTCATCAAGGACGGAGTCGAAGGTCGCCTGCGTGTTGACGTACGGGATGTGGTTCCTGGCGGCGAGCGAGGCGTTGGCGGCGGGCAGCACGGTGCGCCCGTAGGCCAGAAGCTTGACCAGATCCTGGTTCATGTCCCTCAGGTGGGATGAGCCCGGATCCCGGCCCAATTTCATCGGGTCGCTGACCAGAACCGAAAGGACACCCTCGCGCCGCGAGGCGTCCAGCGCCGCCTGCAGGTTGCGCTCGTACCTCACGACCTGCTCGAACGCTTCGGGGATGGTGTATTCGCAGGCGCAGCCCCTCCGGTGCACGTGCTGGGCGGCGTCAAGATCGTTCAATCCGTCCATGATCACGTACATGTCCGGGCTGAACCACTGCAGCCGGGTGGATATCTGCAGGTAGGTGTGCAGGGAGTTGTATCCGAACACGCCGGCGTTGACCGCTTCGATGCGTTTGCCGCCGGGAGATCGGGTTCGCTCGAACATCTCCTGCAGGATGGCGGGATAGGAGTACCGGTCCGTCTCGACGCCGGCTCCGTAGGTGGTGGAGCCGCCAAGGCAGAAGATCCTGTACGTGTCCGACGGCTTGCGCGGGCTGAATTCCGGGCCGATGAAACCGTACGTGTTGTGGCGGAAGCCGCGGAGACCCTTGCTCTTGATCTCGTAGCCATGCTTGAGGCGGAATCCCAGCGTGGGGGAGGCCGTAGCGGCCGGATCGTGCTTGAAGGAGTGGATGTCGAGAAGCCGGACGTTGATGGTCTCGCGCATCAGGAAACCGGTGGCGGCTGCCAGCGCGAGAACCAGGCATATGGCTGCGAGAATTCGGTACAACATGGCGAAGTTGGCCTGGGGAGTCCTGTGTTGCAGTGTGGCTCCGGACGTGCTCTCCGCGACGTCCTGCCGGTCAATAACCGCTAACAACAAGCGCGGCAACGGATAATTGGGGGGCGAACTTTCCTGGTGGTCAGGGGCGTGGAGCAGGCCCTGGCGCGGCGAATTGCTGATGAAGCTTGCGCGGATGGAGTGGAAACTTCCTTGCTCGCGTCAACGTCGCGAGCAAGGGGCGGTGCATGGGCTGCGGTTCGTTCGCTTATGCGGCGGCTTGCCCAGTGGCGGGGCAACGCCTGCTAGGCGAGGATTTCCGCCATCTGGGCGCGGAAGAGGGTGCTGCCGCCCATGGCCGGATGGCGCACGGTGCGGAAGGCCAGCCCGGGGAAGAGCGCGCCCAGGGAGTGCTCGGCCTTGCGGCCCACGGCCACCACCTGTCTCGGGCTGAAGATGTCCAGCACCTCGGCCAGGAAGGGCTTGCCAAGCTCCAGCTCTTTCGTGCGAGGGGTGCGGTTGGTGCGCGGCTTGCCTGGAAGGTGCGGGTGCAGGGGCAGGGCGTTCCAGAGCAGGGGCACGACGCCATGGGCGTCGGCAACGCCCCAGACGTAGCGGCCGCTCGGCTCGAACACGTCGCCCTGGCGGAACATGGTCTCCCGGTGGGAGGCGAAGAACGGGTTTGCGTTGGTGGCCAGCGTTTCGGGGCTGGTGAAGGGCATGCCGGTCAGGGCGCAGCCCCTGTGTCCGGCGGCTTCGCCGACAAGGGCCAGCTTCACGGGCTGGCGGGCCAGGAAGAGCAGGAACTGGCGCATATTGCCCGCCAGGCGGGGGTCCTGGAAGGGGTTGAACAGGTCCGGGGCCTGGGGGACGGCGGCCAGCCGGGCGAGCAGGGCGTCTATGCGTGCGGATTTGGGCATGGGATGCGAAAAAGCCCCGGAACCCGGCGGGCCGGGCTCCGGGGCTTGGTGCGGCAGACGTTAGGCCAGCTGAGCCAGCAGCTTGTCCTTGATGTCGTTGATGGCGCCTTCGCCGTCGAGCTCGATGTACTTGGTCACGCCCTTGGCGGCCAGGTCCTTGTAGAAGTAGGCGGCGGCCAGGGTGCCGGTGTTGGTGTCGTAGTAGATGTCATGACGCTTGCCGATGGCGGCCTCGTCCTGGTCGTCGGAGCGGGCGGAGAGGTCGCCGCCGCAGACGCGGCACTTGTCGCCGTTGGGCTTGATGGCGTCGATGAAGATGTTGTTGGGGTGGTTGGGGTCGTTCTTGCAGATGCGGCGGCCCATGATGCGGTTCTTGGCGATTTCGCGGGGCAGCAGGATCTCGATCACGTAGTCGAGCTTGATGCCTTCGGCCTGCAGGGCCTCCCACAGCTTCTGGGCCTGCACGGTGTTGCGGGGGAAGCCGTCAAGCAGCCAGCCGCCCTGACCTTTGGTCTTCAGGGTCTCGAGGACCATGGGGATGGTGATGTCGTCGGGGACCAGGTCGCCGCGGTCGATATACGCCTTGGCCTTCTTGCCCAGCTCGGTGCCGCCGCCGATGTGCTCGCGGAAGATGCCGCCGGACTCGATGTGAGCCAGATTGTATTTCTGCTTAACCAGGGAACCCTGAGTTCCCTTGCCGCTGCCGTTGGGCCCGAAGGTCAGGATATTCACGCGCCGCCTCCTTGTTTAAAAAATAACAATCGGTGCTCTCTATCCCTCGGGCGGGGAAGTGTCAACGGCGGGGGCCCCGGAACCTGGAATGAAAACGATGCCCTCGCGCGTCACCAGGGCCTGCTTGCCGCCGGGGAACTGGAAGTCCTTGCCCAGGGAGCGGGCGGCCCAGGCCTCGTCCAGGGCCCGCAGGGGCGGGGCCAAGGGCTGTCCTGGGCCGAGAGTCTCCACGACGCGTTTGTACAGGCGCAGGCGAAGGGCCTTGGGGAGGTTTTCGAGGTGCTCGGAGCGCAGCAGGCGCTCCCCTGTGGCCGGGTCCGGCTCGGGGACGAGCGGCGACACGGCCTCCTGCATGTAGGCCTCGTCGATGCGCGCCTGGGTCCAGAGTTCGGCCACGGCGCCCAGAAAGTGCGGATTTTCACGAACGAACAAGGGCACGAATTCCTTGCGCACACGGTTCCGCAGGAAAGTGCGGTCCTCGTTGCTCGGGTCGTCGCGCCAGGCGAGGCCCCATTCGTTCAGGAAGCGGCGCAGCTGCTCCTTGGGCAGGGTGAGCAGCGGCCGCAGGATGCGCCGCCGCGGGTCCCAGGCGGGCATGCCGCCCAGGGCGGGCCAGCCCGCGCCGCGGATCAGGCGCATGAGCACATCCTCGGCCAGTTCGTCCAGCTGGTGCGCGGTCAGCACCGCGTAGGAGCCGGTCTCACGGCGCAGCTCCTCCAGCCAGGCGTAGCGCGCCCTGCGGCCCGCGTCCTCCAGGCCGGTGCGCCGGCTGGCTGCCTCGGCGCGGATGTCGGCTGTCTTGACCACGCAGTTGATGTCCAGTTCGGAGCACATCTCGACGCAGTGGGCTGCGTCCTGGGCGGAATCGGGTCTCAGGCCGTGGTCCAGGTGGGCGGCGTGCAGTGTGAGGCTCAGGCGCGGGCCGAGGATGGAGAGCATGGCCGCGAGGGCCGTGGAGTCCAGCCCGCCCGACACGGCGAGCACCACGCTCTTGCCGCGCAGCTCCGGGCCGGCGAGGTCGAGCAGGATGCTCTCCACGCGCAGGCAGAGATGGGCGGACCAGGGGGAAAGGGCGGTGAGCCCGCCGGGATGGGGCATGGCCTCAGAGCAGCCCGCGCTGTTCGAAATGGCGGGCGTACTCCTGGTCGAAGCCGGTGACGTGCTCCTCGAACCAGCGCTTCAGGAAGGCCAGCAGCTCGTTGGACAGCTCGGCCCTGTCGCCCAGGTAGTCCAGCTCGAAGTGGAGCAGCTTCTCGATGAAGGCCTCGTGCTGGGCCACGTGCGCATCCAGGCCCGGGAAGCCGATGCGGGCCATCAGGCGTTCTTCGGTGCTGAAGTGCTCGCGCACGTATTCGTTGAGCTCGCGGATGACTCGGGCCAGGATGTCCTTGCCTTCACCGGCGGCGTGGGCACGCTCCAGGTCGGCCAGCAGCTCGACCAGGCGCATGTGCTGCAGGTCGATGTCCTTGTGGTTCACGCTCAGGCTGTCTGACCAGACGAAAATTGTCATGGCGCGCTCCTATACGGCGATGTCGAGTTCCCGCACGAGCAGGTCCAGGCTATCTATCATGTGCTCGCGCAAGGACGCGTTGGCGTAGGCCACGCAGGAGCAGCGCAGGATCTTGCGGGCGCGCACCAAAAGCTCCAGGCGTATCCAGCCGTCGCCGGTCTCCAGGGGCAGGAAGAACGGGCCGCAGGACTCCAGGTGTTCGCTCTGCTCCGGGCCCAGGAATTCCTCGGGGATGGGAACGTAGTACATGCCCTTGATGGAGCCGGTCCAACCCTTCTGGACCAGGCGCGCCTCGATCTTCTCCACGTCCTCGCGGGTGAGTTCGTCAATCTGGTAGACGCGCATGGGCTACTCCTTGGCGGCGGGTTTGCGGTCCAGGTGGGCTTCGGGGGGCACCACCTCCCCGTCGAGATCGAACATGCGCCGGGCCAGGTCCAGGAAGCGTTCGCCGCCGTCCTCCTCCTGGGAGCGCCGTTTCAGGAACTGCAGGGGCTGGTGGTAAAGCTTGTGCGCCAGGGACAGGGCCAGCTTCTCCACCGCGGCCTGCACCTCCTGGGGGCAGTCGGGGCCGAGGCGCTTGAGCGTGCGGCGCAGCTCCTTGCGGGCGAGGGCCTCGCCCTGGCCCAGCAGGTCCACGATGGTGGGCTGCAGGTCAAGGGATTTGAGCCACAGCCCGAACTTCTCGGACTCGGAGCGGATGATCTCCCGGGCCTTCTCGGCCTCGGTGGCGCGCTGGGCCTTGTTCTCCTCCACCACGTCCTTGAGGTCGTCGATGTCGTAGAGGTAGACGTTGTCCAGGCTGTTGATGTCCGGGTCGATGTCGCGGGGCACCGCGATGTCGATGAAGAACATGGGCTTGTATTTGCGCTTCTTGAGCACGTCCTTGATGTCGCGGGCCCTGATGATGGGCTCGGGGGAGCCGGTGGAGCTGATGACGATGTCCACCTCGGGCAGGCGGTCGATGAGCTCGGCGAAGGCCAGGGGCCTGCCCTTGAAGCGGGCGGCCAGCTCCTCCGCGCGGGAGTAGGTCCGGTTGACGACGCTGAGCGACTTGACGCCCGCGCCCACCAGGTGCGTGGCGGCCAGCTCGGCCATTTCGCCCGCGCCGATGAGCATGGCCTTCTTGTCGGCCATCTCGCCGAAGATGTGCTTGGCCAGCTCCACGGCGGCGTAGCTGATGGACACGGCGCTGGTGCCGATGCCCGTCTCCGTGCGCACGCGCTTGGCCGTGGAGAAGGCCTTGTGCAGCAGCCGGTTGACCACAACCTTGGTCTGGCCTTTGTCCACGGCGTTCTTGTAGGCCTGCTTGAGCTGCCCCAGGATCTGCGGCTCGCCCAGCACCATGGAGTCGAGCCCCGCGGCCACCTGGAACAGGTGCTCCACGGCCTCCAGGCCGCGCCGGTGGTACACGTGGGGGGCAAGCTCCGAGGGGCTGCGGCCGCTGGACTCGGCCCAGCAGCGGATCACCTTCTCCCCCGCGCCGGAGCCCAGGGGGGCCACAACCAGGATCTCGACCCGGTTGCAGGTGGAGAGCACCAGCAGTTCGTCCACGGACTTGCCCAGGTTGTGGACGCACTCCTCGAAGCTCACCTGCTCCTTGAGGGAAAAACACTCCCGCACGTCAACGTCGGCGGTGCGGTGGTTGAGACCGAGAATATGAATGTCGTGCTGCATCAGGCGAAACTATGGTGCGTCTTTACGAAGAAGTTGATGCCGAGCATGGAGGCCAGGCTGAGCCCGAACACCCATATGGCCAGCCAGGCGGTTTTCCTGCCGCGCCAGCCAAGGGCCACGCGCTGGTGGAACAGGAAGGCGAACAGCAGCCAGATGAACACGGCCGTGATCTCCTTGGGGTCCCAGGAGAAATAGCGCTTCCAGGTCAGCCCGGCCCAGATGAAGCCGGAGAGCAGGCCCAGGGTGTAGAGCGGGAAACCGAAGGTCACGGCCAGGCGGTTGGCGTTGTCCAGCTTGTCCAGGGAGGGCAGGGCGGCCCAGACGCCGTTGAGCTTCTCCTTGCTTTTGATGCGCCGCTCCAGCTTGATGTAGGCGGCTCCGGCGGCTCCTGCCATGGCCATGAGCCCCAGCGAGCAGAACAGCGTGCCGATGTGCAGCCCGAAGAACAGCCCCGCCAGGGATGGCGGCAGGGGCAGGCGCGCCGAACTGACGCTCAGCGAGCCCAGAAGGATGATGAAGGCCAGGGGGGTTGCGATCAGCCCCAGGAAGGAGAGCTTGAGCCGCACCCAGAGCACGAAGAGCACCAGCAGCAGGCTCCAGGAGAACAGGCTGAGGTAGAACTCGCCGCTGGCCAGGGCCAGGGACGGGTTGGCGAAGAGCCGCAGGGCCAGGCTCACCGTGTGGCAGGCGAAGCCCGCGCCGGAGGCGATGCCCCCGAAGGTGTTCGGGCGGTGCTTGCCGGTGAAGATGCCGCAGATGTGCCCGCCGCTGCCCACCAGATAGAGGGCCAGCGCGGCGTACAGTGCGAGTTCAGCTGAGTCCATCCAGTAGCTCCGGGATGCTGCCGTGCAGCTCGGAAGGAAGGTGCGCGGCGAGGATGTCCGCCGTGGTGGCCGCGTCGCGCCGCTCCAGCGCTTCCAGCAGGCCGGACTCTACCAGGCTGCGGAAAATGGCCCCGTTGCGCGGCGAGCCGAGGCCCAGCTCCAGCACCAGGGGCCTAAGCCTGCTCATGAGCATGAGCGCGGCGGCGTATTCGCTGCCGAAGGTGTCGGCCATCTCCTTGCGGATCTTGCGGGCCATGGCCGGGGAGGCTCCGCCCGTGGATATGGCCACGGTCAGGTCGCCCTGGGTGAACAGCGCGGGGACGATGAAGCTGCACTTCTCGGGCTGGTCCACGATGTTGCAGAGCAGGTCCCTGGCTTCGCAGGCCCGGCTTATGCGCCAGTTGAGCTCCTCGTTGGAGGTGGAGGCGATCACCAGGAAGCGGCCGTCCAGGTCTGCCTCGTCGAAGGAGCGCTGCTCGAAGACCACGTTGGGCAGGGCCAGGACCTCCTGGAGCTCGGCGTCCGGGGGGCTGGTGTCCAGCACGAGGATTTCCTTGGCCCCGCAGGCGGCCAGGGTTCCGATTTTGCGGCGGCCGACCTCGCCCGCGCCGACCACGAGGCAGCGCTTGCGGGTGAGGTCCGCGTAGAGTGGGTAGTAACGCATGGGCAGAGAGCCTAGCACAACCCGAGCCGCCAGCAAACCCACTTTCTTTCCCCCCGGCCTTGGGCTACCCTGGAGCAATGAAACCCGTGCTCGTCATGCAGCTGGCCCGCTTCGGGGACCTGCTCCAGACCAAACGGCTGGTGGCGGGCCTCGAGCAGGCCGGGCGGCCCGTGCACCTGCTGGTGGACTCCTCCCTGGCGGGTCTGGCGCGCCTGGTCTATCCCCGGGCGGTGGTGCACGCCGTGGCGGCGCACTCCCGGCCGGACCTGGCCGCCCTGCGAGAGAGCGTGCGCGAACTGGGCGAGGCCGGATTCCGGCGGGTCTACAACCTCAACTATTCGGGCCTGAGCGCCGCCCTGAC
The window above is part of the Fundidesulfovibrio soli genome. Proteins encoded here:
- the glyS gene encoding glycine--tRNA ligase subunit beta, with the translated sequence MPVFLLEIGFEEMPARFLAPLSDEFRQAVAAQLEQCKLGFSGLRAWVTPRRLAVMVEGLDAEQRREEEVVTGPPVKAAYDASGNPTPAALGFAKGQGADMSALFTVDTPKGQYLALRKSTGGVKTTDLLPAACLAAIKALNFPKKMHWGSLDYTFGRPIRWIVALLDGDVVPFEVASVPSGRTTWGHRVMGSGPWELASPADYLPTLENKAAVVADPAKRRELILKQCEEAAAAVGGKPIIGERLLEEVCGLVEYPLVILGNFDKRYLELPRQVLLTSMESHQKSFGVENAQGELLPHFLTTAGLKPTDVALVRKGWERVLKARLEDARFFWETDLSSSFETWLAKLESVTFLAPLGSMGEKSRRIESLCAALARQVDHALSAPLIQAGRICKADLVSEMVGEFADLQGVMGGVYARRKGEDEAVAQAVAEQYLPLGPDSPVPASKAGALLAVADKIDTLAGCFGLDMIPTGAADPYALRRQALGICRTLVERGLRVSLAWLVERAFEGYDGVRWKLDPAEAKAKLLEFFGSRLKALYLGKGLRPQVVDAAIGAGFDDVWALDARMGALARFSEGSGFDQAVLAFKRAANIIRKQAAAESLDGVVDKAKLVEPAEVALAALLEETAGRFEELWKNDDFDALFGLLAELRPGVDAFFDGVMVMCEDEGLRKSRLNILKSLVDRLGRLADFAALQV
- the rpsT gene encoding 30S ribosomal protein S20 — protein: MANHKSALKRHRQSLIARARNRAMKTRVRNAVKAVRLAVEQKDTAAAQEALKAATMILDKAASKKILHWKTAARNVSRLNLAVNKITA
- a CDS encoding radical SAM/SPASM family putative metalloenzyme maturase, translating into MPQAHSPSIVHVEPTTRCNMRCRMCVKAVTDSPTPDGDMPLEDFQRLLPDLASCDRLVFAGVGEPLLHRDLPAMIASARQVMSPDAQIAMQTNGLLLTKDLALELATAGLDTVCISLDSLSDADGETLHGAVRLQALADAYEALRLASERTGRPIRAGAQIVLMRENAPHLPAMVRWAGEHGARFVIVSHLFPYTREAEEHSLFNPNPEEAARYFSKWKAIAAGEGLDFDDYYKILWRVDKSEGDKRLVHLVKLMQRDANAHGVWMNVRSLFDWDSTDRGDLERAFEGASAVAREMGMEISLPPLSARQERRCGFMEEGATFISRSGQVAPCHFLWRNYRCVMGGETKHVRAAFFGSIRQARLEDIWNEAGYKDFRSQALAYEYPHCASCNGGPCSDVTSASSPFEEDCIGSRVPCCHCPWPVGQLACLS
- a CDS encoding SGNH/GDSL hydrolase family protein translates to MRETINVRLLDIHSFKHDPAATASPTLGFRLKHGYEIKSKGLRGFRHNTYGFIGPEFSPRKPSDTYRIFCLGGSTTYGAGVETDRYSYPAILQEMFERTRSPGGKRIEAVNAGVFGYNSLHTYLQISTRLQWFSPDMYVIMDGLNDLDAAQHVHRRGCACEYTIPEAFEQVVRYERNLQAALDASRREGVLSVLVSDPMKLGRDPGSSHLRDMNQDLVKLLAYGRTVLPAANASLAARNHIPYVNTQATFDSVLDESRLIRRVWADDLHLTRYGYYLLARDVYRALMAIPAVQKAAGASRAASDEELDALFPDIVLWRPADGAGWASSPAPLGGQVSTVNIKELEPNSKGWSAFTPASTETPGILTIPLAGGGTRFRIYPRMEKSSDSVSVFWLSGDGKRQPVFSLTKAFDDSHWTPESSWYEITVPDGPGGKLEIILKGFTSQFWHNGPALLFNVD
- a CDS encoding uracil-DNA glycosylase: MPKSARIDALLARLAAVPQAPDLFNPFQDPRLAGNMRQFLLFLARQPVKLALVGEAAGHRGCALTGMPFTSPETLATNANPFFASHRETMFRQGDVFEPSGRYVWGVADAHGVVPLLWNALPLHPHLPGKPRTNRTPRTKELELGKPFLAEVLDIFSPRQVVAVGRKAEHSLGALFPGLAFRTVRHPAMGGSTLFRAQMAEILA
- a CDS encoding adenylate kinase; this encodes MNILTFGPNGSGKGTQGSLVKQKYNLAHIESGGIFREHIGGGTELGKKAKAYIDRGDLVPDDITIPMVLETLKTKGQGGWLLDGFPRNTVQAQKLWEALQAEGIKLDYVIEILLPREIAKNRIMGRRICKNDPNHPNNIFIDAIKPNGDKCRVCGGDLSARSDDQDEAAIGKRHDIYYDTNTGTLAAAYFYKDLAAKGVTKYIELDGEGAINDIKDKLLAQLA
- the tilS gene encoding tRNA lysidine(34) synthetase TilS; protein product: MPHPGGLTALSPWSAHLCLRVESILLDLAGPELRGKSVVLAVSGGLDSTALAAMLSILGPRLSLTLHAAHLDHGLRPDSAQDAAHCVEMCSELDINCVVKTADIRAEAASRRTGLEDAGRRARYAWLEELRRETGSYAVLTAHQLDELAEDVLMRLIRGAGWPALGGMPAWDPRRRILRPLLTLPKEQLRRFLNEWGLAWRDDPSNEDRTFLRNRVRKEFVPLFVRENPHFLGAVAELWTQARIDEAYMQEAVSPLVPEPDPATGERLLRSEHLENLPKALRLRLYKRVVETLGPGQPLAPPLRALDEAWAARSLGKDFQFPGGKQALVTREGIVFIPGSGAPAVDTSPPEG
- a CDS encoding bacteriohemerythrin, encoding MTIFVWSDSLSVNHKDIDLQHMRLVELLADLERAHAAGEGKDILARVIRELNEYVREHFSTEERLMARIGFPGLDAHVAQHEAFIEKLLHFELDYLGDRAELSNELLAFLKRWFEEHVTGFDQEYARHFEQRGLL
- the hemA gene encoding glutamyl-tRNA reductase, producing the protein MQHDIHILGLNHRTADVDVRECFSLKEQVSFEECVHNLGKSVDELLVLSTCNRVEILVVAPLGSGAGEKVIRCWAESSGRSPSELAPHVYHRRGLEAVEHLFQVAAGLDSMVLGEPQILGQLKQAYKNAVDKGQTKVVVNRLLHKAFSTAKRVRTETGIGTSAVSISYAAVELAKHIFGEMADKKAMLIGAGEMAELAATHLVGAGVKSLSVVNRTYSRAEELAARFKGRPLAFAELIDRLPEVDIVISSTGSPEPIIRARDIKDVLKKRKYKPMFFIDIAVPRDIDPDINSLDNVYLYDIDDLKDVVEENKAQRATEAEKAREIIRSESEKFGLWLKSLDLQPTIVDLLGQGEALARKELRRTLKRLGPDCPQEVQAAVEKLALSLAHKLYHQPLQFLKRRSQEEDGGERFLDLARRMFDLDGEVVPPEAHLDRKPAAKE